A window of the Chlamydia sp. genome harbors these coding sequences:
- the aspS gene encoding aspartate--tRNA ligase, with translation MKYRTHKCNELSLDHVGEHVRLSGWVHRYRNHGGVVFIDLRDRFGIIQIVCRQEENPELHQVMDQVRSEWVLCVEGVVCSRLEGMENPNLATGCIEVEVSRLEVLSRAQNLPFSISDEHIHVNEELRLTYRYLDMRRGDILDRLMCRHKIMLACRQYLDEQGFTEVVTPILGKSTPEGARDYLVPSRIYPGNFYALPQSPQLFKQILMVGGLDRYFQIATCFRDEDLRADRQPEFAQIDMEMSFGGPEDLFPIVEDLVVRLFAVKGIELATPFPRMTYQDAKDFYGTDKPDLRFGLRLKNCCEYAQKFSFSIFLDQLAQGGTVKGFCVPGGADMSRKQLDIYTDFVKRYGAMGLVWVKKQDGGISSNVAKFASEEVFQEMFEAFEAKEHDILLLIAAPESVANQSLDHLRRLIAKDRHLYNERQHNFVWITDFPLFAKEEGELCPEHHPFTAPLEEDIPLLDTDPLSVRSSSYDLVLNGYEIASGSQRIHNPDLQNKIFALLKLSQESVKKKFGFFIDALSFGTPPHLGIALGLDRIMMVLSGAETIREVIAFPKTQKAGDLMISAPSEILPIQLKELGLKL, from the coding sequence ATGAAGTACAGAACACATAAATGTAATGAGTTATCCCTTGATCATGTAGGGGAACATGTTCGCTTGTCTGGATGGGTGCATCGTTATCGTAATCACGGGGGAGTGGTTTTTATCGATTTACGGGATCGATTTGGAATTATACAGATCGTGTGTCGACAAGAAGAGAATCCAGAACTTCATCAGGTTATGGATCAAGTGCGATCTGAGTGGGTGCTCTGTGTAGAGGGAGTTGTTTGTTCTCGATTGGAGGGAATGGAAAATCCTAATTTAGCTACAGGATGTATCGAGGTAGAAGTGTCTCGTCTAGAAGTTTTATCTCGGGCACAAAATCTTCCTTTTTCGATTTCTGACGAGCATATTCACGTGAATGAGGAGTTGAGACTGACTTATCGCTATTTGGATATGCGTCGTGGAGATATTCTAGATAGATTGATGTGTCGACATAAAATTATGCTGGCTTGTCGACAATATTTGGATGAGCAAGGATTTACAGAAGTTGTGACTCCAATTTTGGGTAAATCTACTCCAGAAGGAGCTAGGGATTATTTAGTTCCTTCGCGGATTTATCCAGGGAATTTTTATGCACTTCCACAGTCTCCCCAGCTGTTTAAACAAATTTTGATGGTCGGAGGATTGGACCGTTATTTCCAAATAGCCACTTGTTTCCGTGATGAAGATTTACGCGCCGATCGTCAGCCAGAGTTTGCGCAAATAGATATGGAAATGAGCTTTGGGGGGCCTGAAGATCTTTTCCCCATAGTAGAAGATCTCGTTGTGCGGTTGTTTGCAGTTAAAGGCATTGAATTAGCGACACCTTTCCCTAGAATGACATATCAGGATGCTAAAGATTTTTATGGAACCGATAAACCAGACTTACGTTTTGGTTTACGTCTTAAAAACTGTTGTGAGTATGCTCAGAAATTTTCTTTTTCCATTTTCTTGGATCAATTAGCTCAAGGAGGAACTGTTAAAGGATTTTGCGTTCCTGGTGGAGCAGATATGTCAAGAAAACAATTGGATATCTATACGGATTTTGTGAAGCGTTATGGCGCCATGGGATTGGTATGGGTTAAGAAACAAGATGGAGGAATTTCTTCCAACGTTGCGAAATTTGCTTCAGAAGAGGTTTTTCAAGAAATGTTTGAGGCTTTTGAGGCTAAAGAGCACGATATTCTGTTGTTGATAGCAGCTCCAGAATCTGTTGCAAACCAGTCTTTAGATCATTTACGAAGATTAATTGCAAAAGACCGTCATCTTTATAATGAGAGACAACATAATTTTGTGTGGATTACAGACTTTCCTCTTTTTGCGAAGGAAGAAGGAGAGCTTTGTCCTGAGCATCATCCTTTCACAGCTCCTTTAGAAGAAGATATTCCTCTGTTGGATACGGATCCTTTGTCTGTTCGTTCATCTAGCTACGATCTAGTATTGAACGGATATGAAATTGCTTCAGGCTCTCAACGTATACATAATCCAGATTTGCAAAATAAAATATTTGCTTTATTAAAGTTGTCTCAAGAAAGTGTGAAAAAGAAGTTCGGATTTTTTATCGATGCATTAAGTTTTGGGACACCTCCGCATTTAGGGATTGCATTAGGGTTGGATCGTATTATGATGGTTCTTTCCGGAGCTGAAACGATTCGAGAAGTTATTGCTTTCCCAAAAACGCAGAAAGCTGGGGATTTAATGATATCAGCACCTTCGGAAATTTTACCGATCCAATTAAAGGAGCTAGGGCTGAAACTGTGA
- the dnaE gene encoding DNA polymerase III subunit alpha, whose product MTWIPLHCHSQYSILDATCSIKKFVAKAVEYQIPALALTDHGNLFGAVDFYKTCKQHGIKPIIGCELYVAPGSRFDKKKERKSRVANHLILLCKNEEGYRNLCRLSSLAYTEGFYYFPRIDRELLSQYAKGLICLSACLSGSVAQAALESEEALEKDLLWYQDLFQEDFFSEVQLHQSSEAKIALFEEEWLKQNYYQFVEKQLKVKEAVLAVSKRLGIRPVATNDIHYLNPDDWLAHEILLNVQSREPVRTAKQNTYVPNPKRKTYPSREFYFKSPQEMSALFADHPETISNTLIVAEHCNLELDFTTKHYPIYVPEDLQKKGSYSEEERYKASSAFLEKLCEEGLKTKYTPEVLSHIAKKFPDKDPLSVVKERLHLESTIIISKGMCDYLLIVWDIINWAKDHGIPVGPGRGSGAGSVMLFLLGITEIEPIRFDLFFERFINPERISYPDIDIDICMVGREQVINYAIERHGKDNVAQIITFGTMKAKMAIKDVGRTLDTPLSKVNFIAKRIPELNATISSSLETDPELRQLYVDDTEAAEVIDMAKKLEGSIRNTGVHAAGVIICGDPLTNHIPICVPKDSSMISTQYSMKPVESVGMLKVDFLGLKTLTGIHIATQAIHKKTGILLQASTLPLDDRNTFSLLHQGKTMGIFQMESRGMQDLAKNLRPDAFEEIIAIGALYRPGPMDMIPSFISRKHGKENIEYDHPLMEPILKETFGIMVYQEQVMQIAGSLARYSLGEGDVLRRAMGKKDHEQMIKEREKFCSRAAANGIDPTVATTIFDKMEKFASYGFNKSHAAAYGLITYTTAYLKANYPKEWLAALLTCDYDDIVKVGKLIQEAHSMNIPVLPPDINESGQDFEATQDGIRFSLGAIKGVGMSIVDSIVEERERNGLYKSLQDFVRRADFKKVSKKQLENLADAGSFDRFEPNKDLAIAILNNLYDTFSKEKKEAATGVLTFFSLDSMAKDPVETTISPENIICRSPKELLKREKELLGVYLTAHPMDTIRHMLPLLSVVQARDFEGLPHGAVVRTIFLIDKVTTKISAGEQKKFALLQVSDEIDSYELPIWSDMYAEHQDLLEEDRLIYAILTIDRRGDSLRLSCRWMRDLSTVNDAVIAECDEVYDRLKSQKIYSSAKKLAGGQSQTMVKKVETKELPTVTISLDLNKLRHSHLFILKGLIRKYSGSRSLSLVFTKDNHRFASISPDTDFFVAEDISSLLQEIAATDIPARVLAT is encoded by the coding sequence TTGACCTGGATACCTTTACATTGTCACTCTCAGTACTCCATTCTGGATGCAACATGCTCAATTAAAAAGTTTGTTGCTAAAGCAGTGGAATACCAAATTCCCGCGCTCGCTCTTACAGACCACGGGAATTTGTTTGGTGCAGTTGATTTCTACAAAACCTGTAAGCAACATGGAATTAAACCTATCATTGGGTGTGAGTTGTATGTTGCACCAGGTTCCCGGTTCGATAAAAAAAAAGAGCGCAAGAGTCGCGTAGCAAACCACCTTATCCTTCTTTGTAAGAATGAAGAAGGTTATCGCAACCTCTGTCGTCTCTCCTCTCTTGCTTATACTGAAGGGTTTTACTATTTCCCTCGTATAGATAGAGAATTGTTAAGTCAATACGCGAAAGGGTTAATCTGTTTATCTGCTTGTTTATCTGGGTCAGTAGCTCAAGCTGCTTTAGAATCTGAAGAAGCTTTAGAGAAAGACTTGTTGTGGTATCAGGATCTCTTTCAAGAAGATTTTTTCAGCGAAGTGCAACTTCATCAATCTTCAGAAGCAAAAATCGCGCTTTTTGAAGAGGAGTGGCTAAAACAAAACTATTATCAATTTGTTGAAAAACAATTAAAAGTTAAAGAAGCCGTTTTAGCTGTTTCTAAGCGTCTTGGTATTCGCCCTGTTGCTACTAATGATATCCATTATTTAAATCCCGATGATTGGCTTGCCCACGAAATTTTATTAAATGTTCAGTCCAGAGAGCCTGTTCGAACAGCAAAACAGAATACTTATGTCCCTAATCCCAAAAGAAAGACCTACCCTAGTAGAGAATTTTATTTTAAATCTCCGCAAGAGATGTCTGCACTATTTGCAGATCACCCAGAAACTATCTCTAATACTCTTATTGTCGCTGAGCACTGCAATTTAGAACTTGATTTCACCACTAAACATTATCCCATTTACGTCCCAGAAGATTTACAAAAAAAAGGATCTTATTCTGAAGAAGAGCGTTATAAGGCATCATCAGCTTTCTTAGAAAAGCTTTGCGAAGAAGGTTTAAAGACTAAATATACTCCTGAAGTTCTATCTCATATCGCAAAAAAATTCCCTGACAAGGATCCCCTCTCTGTTGTAAAGGAACGACTCCATTTAGAATCAACGATTATCATATCTAAAGGAATGTGCGATTATTTGCTCATCGTTTGGGATATTATTAATTGGGCGAAAGATCATGGAATTCCTGTTGGCCCAGGAAGAGGCTCCGGAGCCGGGTCTGTCATGCTTTTTCTCCTGGGAATTACGGAAATTGAACCCATTCGCTTTGATCTCTTCTTTGAGCGTTTCATTAACCCAGAGCGTATATCTTACCCAGATATTGATATCGACATCTGTATGGTCGGAAGAGAACAGGTAATCAATTATGCCATAGAACGTCATGGGAAAGATAATGTAGCCCAGATCATCACATTTGGTACAATGAAAGCCAAAATGGCTATTAAGGACGTCGGTAGGACTCTGGATACTCCCCTATCTAAGGTAAACTTCATAGCTAAGCGAATCCCAGAACTTAATGCCACCATTTCTTCTTCTTTAGAAACTGATCCTGAATTAAGGCAACTATATGTAGATGACACTGAAGCTGCAGAAGTTATTGACATGGCCAAAAAACTAGAAGGCTCCATTCGCAATACCGGAGTACACGCAGCAGGAGTAATTATTTGCGGAGATCCTTTAACGAATCATATTCCCATTTGCGTTCCTAAAGATTCTTCGATGATCTCCACCCAATATTCCATGAAGCCTGTTGAAAGCGTTGGAATGCTCAAAGTGGATTTTTTAGGCCTAAAAACTTTAACCGGCATTCACATTGCAACCCAAGCTATCCACAAAAAAACAGGAATTTTACTACAAGCTTCAACCCTCCCTCTAGATGATCGAAATACCTTTTCCTTACTTCATCAAGGAAAAACTATGGGGATCTTCCAAATGGAGTCTCGAGGGATGCAAGACCTAGCTAAAAATTTACGCCCCGATGCTTTTGAAGAAATTATCGCTATTGGAGCACTTTATCGCCCTGGACCGATGGATATGATTCCATCATTCATTAGTAGAAAACACGGGAAAGAAAATATTGAATATGACCACCCTTTGATGGAGCCAATCCTGAAAGAAACTTTTGGGATCATGGTTTATCAAGAACAAGTCATGCAAATCGCAGGTTCGTTGGCACGATACTCTTTGGGGGAAGGGGATGTTTTACGTCGAGCCATGGGGAAAAAAGACCACGAACAAATGATTAAGGAGCGAGAAAAGTTTTGCTCACGAGCAGCTGCTAACGGTATCGATCCTACTGTAGCTACAACAATTTTTGACAAAATGGAGAAATTCGCCTCCTATGGATTTAACAAATCTCATGCTGCAGCCTATGGACTCATAACCTACACAACTGCCTATCTTAAAGCAAATTACCCTAAAGAATGGCTTGCTGCTCTTCTTACTTGCGATTACGATGATATTGTAAAGGTTGGAAAACTAATTCAAGAAGCGCACAGCATGAACATTCCTGTGTTGCCTCCAGATATTAACGAATCCGGCCAAGATTTTGAAGCCACGCAAGACGGTATCCGATTTTCTTTAGGAGCCATTAAAGGCGTGGGAATGAGCATCGTTGATAGCATCGTTGAAGAACGAGAAAGAAATGGTCTTTATAAGAGCTTACAAGATTTCGTTCGACGAGCAGATTTTAAGAAAGTATCTAAAAAACAGTTAGAAAACCTAGCTGACGCAGGAAGCTTTGATCGTTTCGAACCCAACAAAGACTTAGCTATAGCTATTCTGAATAATCTTTATGATACCTTCTCTAAAGAGAAAAAAGAAGCAGCAACAGGAGTACTGACCTTCTTCTCTCTCGATAGTATGGCTAAAGATCCTGTAGAGACAACAATCTCTCCTGAAAATATTATTTGCCGTTCTCCTAAAGAATTACTAAAACGAGAAAAAGAGCTACTTGGAGTCTATTTAACAGCTCATCCTATGGATACAATTAGACACATGCTGCCATTGTTATCTGTAGTTCAAGCAAGGGATTTTGAAGGGCTTCCTCATGGAGCTGTTGTTCGCACGATCTTTTTAATTGATAAAGTCACAACAAAAATTTCCGCCGGAGAACAGAAAAAATTCGCACTCTTGCAAGTTAGTGATGAGATAGATTCTTACGAACTTCCTATCTGGTCCGATATGTATGCGGAGCACCAAGACTTACTAGAAGAAGATCGTCTTATCTATGCTATTCTAACAATAGATCGACGCGGCGATTCTCTCCGCCTTTCCTGTCGATGGATGAGGGATTTATCCACTGTCAACGATGCTGTAATAGCAGAGTGTGATGAAGTTTATGATAGACTCAAAAGTCAAAAAATATACTCTTCAGCAAAAAAATTAGCCGGAGGTCAATCACAGACAATGGTAAAAAAAGTAGAAACGAAAGAGCTCCCTACAGTAACTATTTCTTTAGACCTAAATAAGCTCCGCCACAGTCACCTGTTTATTCTAAAAGGACTCATACGTAAATACTCCGGATCTCGTTCCCTCTCTTTGGTCTTCACAAAAGATAATCACCGTTTCGCTTCGATCTCCCCGGATACAGACTTTTTCGTAGCAGAAGACATCTCTTCTCTTCTCCAGGAAATCGCAGCAACAGATATCCCTGCTCGAGTCTTGGCAACTTAG
- the bamD gene encoding outer membrane protein assembly factor BamD encodes MKVILKALCLFFLLPCGCHARVPSFEPFLGIMAPKKYTPKHSPELYFETGNNYFKDKKFKQALLCFGMITHHFPEHALLPKAQFLTGLCYFELGHPDLADKALTRYQELAGTEYSEQLFAVKYSIAQSFANGKRKNVVPLEGFPKLLNAEADALRIFDEIVTASSDTALKASALYAKGALLLNRKEYGEAIKTLKKVSLQFPSHPLSPEAFTLIAKIYCLQALQEPYNEQYLQDARVNAASLRKQHPNHPSNTEVMHYIHQMSEAYASCLYSTGRFYEKKRKASSAKIYYSMALENFPETSYVSKCTKRLERLSKQIS; translated from the coding sequence ATGAAAGTCATTCTAAAAGCACTTTGCTTGTTTTTTCTATTGCCATGCGGTTGCCATGCACGAGTGCCTTCTTTTGAACCATTCCTCGGCATTATGGCCCCAAAAAAATATACTCCAAAACACTCTCCGGAGCTATATTTCGAGACAGGGAATAACTATTTCAAGGATAAGAAATTTAAACAAGCTCTCCTTTGTTTCGGGATGATAACCCATCATTTTCCGGAGCATGCTCTGCTTCCTAAGGCGCAATTTCTTACAGGGCTTTGTTATTTTGAGCTGGGACACCCTGATTTAGCAGATAAAGCATTAACACGATATCAAGAGCTCGCTGGTACAGAGTACTCCGAACAGTTGTTCGCTGTTAAGTACTCTATCGCACAAAGCTTCGCTAACGGGAAGCGTAAAAATGTAGTCCCCCTCGAAGGTTTTCCTAAACTACTCAACGCAGAGGCTGATGCTCTCAGAATTTTTGATGAAATTGTTACGGCGTCTTCGGATACAGCACTCAAAGCATCTGCGCTCTACGCAAAGGGAGCCCTTTTGCTTAATCGAAAGGAATATGGCGAGGCGATTAAAACTTTAAAAAAGGTCTCTTTGCAGTTTCCCTCCCACCCCCTCTCTCCGGAGGCATTCACTCTCATTGCAAAGATCTATTGTTTGCAAGCTTTACAGGAACCTTACAATGAGCAATACCTTCAAGACGCTCGGGTGAATGCTGCGTCTTTACGCAAACAACATCCCAATCATCCAAGTAACACGGAAGTTATGCATTATATTCACCAGATGAGCGAAGCTTATGCTTCATGCTTATATTCCACAGGACGCTTCTACGAAAAAAAACGAAAAGCCTCCTCCGCAAAGATCTATTATTCAATGGCCTTGGAAAACTTTCCTGAAACCTCTTATGTCTCCAAATGTACTAAGCGCTTGGAGAGACTCTCTAAACAAATCAGTTAA
- the hisS gene encoding histidine--tRNA ligase: MSNALPKGVFDIFPYVTNPKNLWRNSFLWKTVEDAAHRICNLYGFDEIRTPVFEKTETFLKVGEYSDIVKKEVYTFLDKKGRSLTLRPEGTAAVVRALLDHSSDIRGDNKIYYILPMFRYERQQSGRYRQHHQFGLEAIGVRHPFRDVEVLSLLWDFYAAIGLKHMQIQLNFLGGQKTRARYDEALREFFRNDLDTLSALSRERYQTNLLRILDSKEPEDQELIEKAPSILEYVDDEDLAYFDIVLSELKALGIPHTINPRLVRGLDYYTDLVFEAVNVLGKHSYALGGGGRYDELVAQSGGPAMPAFGFGVGLERVIQTLLEQGGSLPLSAKRLRLIPMDERADRFCFDWAKHLRLLGVATEVDWAHKKPKLALRDASDQQIGFVCLIGDQELSTKRFIVKDMVLHQSFSGAQQDVEQRLVYEVQNT, encoded by the coding sequence ATGAGTAATGCGTTGCCAAAAGGCGTTTTTGATATCTTTCCTTATGTAACCAATCCAAAAAATCTTTGGAGAAATTCCTTTCTATGGAAAACGGTTGAGGACGCAGCCCATCGCATATGTAATTTATACGGGTTTGATGAGATTCGAACTCCTGTTTTTGAGAAAACAGAAACTTTTTTGAAAGTTGGAGAGTATAGTGACATTGTTAAAAAAGAGGTGTACACTTTTTTGGACAAAAAAGGGCGCTCTCTGACTCTGCGCCCTGAGGGAACAGCAGCTGTCGTCCGTGCTTTGCTGGACCATTCTTCTGACATTCGTGGAGATAATAAAATCTATTATATTTTGCCCATGTTTCGCTATGAGCGGCAGCAGTCTGGGCGCTATCGCCAGCACCATCAGTTTGGTTTGGAGGCAATTGGAGTAAGGCATCCTTTTCGCGATGTTGAAGTATTGTCTTTACTATGGGATTTTTATGCAGCTATTGGGCTGAAGCATATGCAGATCCAATTAAATTTTTTAGGAGGACAAAAGACACGAGCTCGTTATGATGAGGCTTTACGAGAATTTTTCCGTAATGATCTAGATACCTTATCAGCATTGAGCAGAGAAAGATATCAAACGAACTTGTTGCGGATTTTAGATTCTAAGGAGCCGGAAGATCAAGAGCTTATTGAAAAAGCTCCTTCTATTTTAGAGTACGTGGATGATGAGGATCTAGCCTATTTTGATATTGTGTTATCAGAATTAAAAGCTTTAGGTATTCCTCATACAATTAATCCACGTCTCGTTCGGGGGTTGGATTATTACACAGATTTAGTATTTGAAGCTGTAAATGTTCTTGGTAAGCACTCTTATGCATTAGGTGGTGGCGGCCGCTATGATGAGTTAGTTGCCCAATCTGGAGGCCCTGCTATGCCAGCTTTTGGTTTTGGAGTTGGACTAGAAAGAGTAATTCAAACATTGTTGGAGCAAGGAGGCTCTTTGCCCCTTTCTGCAAAGCGGTTGAGATTAATCCCTATGGATGAGCGCGCGGATCGATTTTGTTTTGACTGGGCGAAACACTTGCGTCTTTTAGGTGTAGCGACAGAGGTAGATTGGGCTCATAAGAAGCCTAAGTTAGCATTGAGAGATGCTTCCGATCAACAAATAGGTTTTGTTTGTCTTATTGGAGATCAGGAGTTGTCGACAAAACGGTTTATAGTTAAGGATATGGTTTTGCATCAAAGCTTCTCAGGAGCTCAACAAGATGTAGAACAAAGGTTAGTTTATGAAGTACAGAACACATAA
- the upp gene encoding uracil phosphoribosyltransferase, producing MKNFLLTISLILCTASSRFAQGSGVHSVLPEKAHLKHSSEVIPHSKHHLCGKSRRHLKLCSQELISSSLPSNTLTRYVLSDSQDSLDASKPLASVYILNHPLIQHKVSLLRNKHTKSKIFRECLKEISLGICYEATRDLPLENIAIETPLIESKCPHLTGPKVVVVPVLRAGLGMVDGFLSLVPTAKVGHIGMSRDHVTFQPTPYCCKLPKDITKCRVFIVDPMLATGGSASATIQLVKEHGAKNITLINVLAVPEGIERIQKDHPDVTIYVAALDEKLNELAYILPGLGDAGDRFCGTEHSS from the coding sequence ATGAAAAACTTTCTCCTTACTATAAGTCTGATCTTATGTACTGCTTCTTCCCGTTTTGCTCAAGGATCTGGTGTTCATTCTGTCCTTCCAGAGAAGGCTCATTTAAAACATTCTTCAGAAGTCATTCCACACTCAAAGCACCACTTATGTGGAAAATCTCGCAGACATCTGAAATTGTGTTCTCAAGAATTGATATCGTCATCCCTTCCCTCTAATACTCTTACACGCTATGTTCTCTCAGATTCACAAGATTCTCTAGATGCATCCAAACCCTTGGCCTCAGTCTACATATTGAATCATCCCTTGATACAACACAAAGTCTCTCTTCTTCGAAATAAACATACTAAATCTAAAATATTTCGAGAGTGTCTGAAAGAAATTTCCTTAGGGATTTGCTATGAAGCAACTCGAGATCTCCCCCTTGAAAATATTGCTATTGAAACACCGTTAATTGAATCTAAATGCCCTCATCTCACAGGCCCTAAAGTTGTTGTTGTACCTGTGTTGCGTGCAGGTCTGGGGATGGTTGATGGATTCCTCTCACTTGTCCCTACAGCTAAAGTGGGACATATTGGTATGAGCCGCGATCATGTCACATTCCAGCCTACCCCTTACTGCTGTAAACTTCCTAAAGATATTACAAAATGCCGCGTATTTATCGTTGATCCTATGTTGGCTACTGGAGGATCTGCATCTGCAACCATTCAATTGGTAAAAGAGCATGGAGCTAAAAACATTACCTTAATCAACGTTTTAGCTGTTCCAGAAGGTATTGAGCGAATTCAAAAAGATCATCCAGATGTAACTATTTACGTAGCAGCTCTTGATGAAAAATTAAATGAGCTCGCCTATATTCTTCCCGGATTAGGTGATGCCGGTGATCGTTTCTGTGGAACAGAACATTCTTCTTAA
- a CDS encoding MFS transporter, with translation MSLWTKIFQPPRHVKEISDPELVKKQYKYWRVRIFYSMFFGYVFFYFTRKSFTFAMPTLIADLGFDKAQLGIIGSTLYITYGISKFVSGVMSDQSNPRYFMAVGLIITGISNIFFGLSSTVPLFVLFWGINGWFQGWGWPPCARLLTHWYSKSERGTWWSVWSTSHNIGGALIPILTGIAIDYAGWRGAMFIPGIICIIMGFVLIDRLRDTPQSLGLPAIEKFRKDEKTPPHEETTAEILEEEAERELSTREILFTYVLSNKWLWFLSFASFFIYVVRMAVNDWSALYLIETKSYSTVKANLCVSLFEIGGLFGMLLAGWLSDTISKGKRGPMNVVFSLGLLLSILGLWGTHDHFVWWVDGTFLFIIGFFLFGPQMMIGLAAAELSHKKAAGTASGFTGWFAYFGAAFAGYPLGKVAQDWGWHGFFVALLACALIALLFFLPTWNASEQSLRKHHR, from the coding sequence ATGAGTCTATGGACCAAAATTTTTCAGCCTCCTCGCCACGTTAAAGAAATCAGTGACCCGGAGTTGGTTAAAAAGCAATACAAATACTGGAGAGTGCGCATCTTTTACAGCATGTTCTTCGGTTACGTATTCTTTTATTTTACTAGAAAAAGTTTTACCTTTGCTATGCCAACCCTGATAGCTGATCTAGGGTTTGACAAGGCTCAGCTGGGCATTATTGGTAGTACACTTTACATTACTTACGGCATTAGCAAGTTTGTCAGTGGCGTGATGTCGGACCAGTCCAACCCTCGTTATTTTATGGCTGTTGGATTGATTATAACGGGGATTTCTAACATTTTCTTTGGGCTGTCATCTACAGTCCCCTTGTTTGTTTTATTCTGGGGAATTAATGGGTGGTTCCAGGGATGGGGATGGCCTCCTTGCGCTCGTTTACTAACCCACTGGTATTCTAAATCAGAAAGAGGAACTTGGTGGAGCGTCTGGAGCACCTCCCACAATATAGGGGGAGCCCTCATTCCCATTCTAACAGGGATTGCTATCGATTATGCAGGATGGCGAGGAGCCATGTTTATCCCAGGAATCATCTGTATTATTATGGGATTTGTGTTGATCGATCGTTTACGGGATACCCCTCAATCTCTTGGGCTCCCTGCGATAGAAAAATTTAGAAAAGATGAGAAAACCCCTCCACATGAAGAAACTACTGCAGAAATTTTAGAAGAAGAGGCAGAAAGAGAGCTTTCCACCAGAGAAATCCTTTTTACCTATGTGCTGTCTAATAAATGGCTATGGTTCCTATCATTTGCTTCATTCTTCATCTATGTGGTCCGTATGGCAGTAAATGATTGGAGCGCTCTTTACTTGATAGAGACAAAAAGCTATTCCACCGTGAAAGCAAATCTTTGCGTATCTCTGTTTGAAATTGGTGGATTATTTGGTATGCTGTTGGCCGGATGGCTGTCTGATACCATTTCTAAAGGGAAACGCGGGCCCATGAACGTTGTTTTCTCGTTAGGACTTTTGCTCTCTATTTTAGGATTATGGGGAACTCACGATCATTTTGTATGGTGGGTTGATGGAACTTTCTTGTTTATCATTGGGTTCTTCCTTTTCGGGCCTCAAATGATGATCGGACTGGCAGCTGCAGAATTATCACATAAGAAAGCTGCTGGAACAGCCAGTGGCTTCACTGGATGGTTCGCCTATTTCGGAGCAGCTTTTGCAGGGTATCCTCTGGGGAAAGTCGCTCAAGATTGGGGATGGCATGGATTCTTTGTTGCTCTCTTAGCTTGTGCTTTGATTGCATTGTTGTTCTTCTTGCCGACATGGAATGCATCCGAACAAAGTTTGAGAAAACATCACCGTTAA
- a CDS encoding FKBP-type peptidyl-prolyl cis-trans isomerase: MKNILSWMLMFAIALPIVGCDNGGGAQTSETEKSMAEDSVLTDNQKLSMTFGHLLARQLKRTEDFTLDLAGVVRGIQAEIEGKSAPLTDSEYETQMAEVQKVSFEKKCSENLASAEKFLKENKNKAGVVEIEPSKLQYRIVKEGTGKVLSGKPTALLHYTGSFINGQVFDTSEKNKEPILLPLTKVIPGFSQGMQGMKEGEVRVLYIHPDLAYGTAGQLPPNSLLIFEVKLVEANDDNASVTE; the protein is encoded by the coding sequence ATGAAGAATATATTAAGTTGGATGCTTATGTTTGCTATTGCTTTGCCTATCGTAGGATGTGATAATGGAGGCGGAGCGCAAACATCTGAGACGGAGAAAAGTATGGCAGAAGACTCTGTACTAACAGATAATCAAAAATTATCTATGACTTTTGGACATTTATTGGCTCGTCAACTCAAGCGTACGGAAGATTTTACGTTAGATCTTGCTGGAGTTGTTCGGGGAATACAAGCCGAGATTGAAGGGAAGAGTGCTCCCCTCACAGATTCTGAATATGAAACACAGATGGCAGAAGTACAGAAGGTAAGTTTTGAGAAAAAATGTTCAGAGAACTTAGCTTCTGCGGAAAAGTTTCTAAAAGAAAATAAAAATAAAGCGGGTGTTGTTGAAATTGAACCCAGCAAACTACAATACCGCATCGTAAAAGAAGGGACAGGAAAAGTTCTTTCAGGGAAACCAACTGCTCTGCTTCATTACACAGGAAGCTTTATCAATGGACAAGTTTTTGATACTTCGGAGAAAAACAAAGAACCCATCTTATTACCTTTAACAAAAGTAATTCCAGGATTTTCCCAAGGAATGCAAGGGATGAAGGAAGGAGAGGTTAGGGTTCTGTACATTCACCCTGATTTAGCTTATGGTACCGCGGGACAATTACCTCCAAATTCTTTACTCATTTTTGAAGTGAAGTTAGTTGAGGCAAATGATGATAACGCGTCGGTTACGGAGTAA